The following is a genomic window from Antechinus flavipes isolate AdamAnt ecotype Samford, QLD, Australia chromosome 3, AdamAnt_v2, whole genome shotgun sequence.
ACTAAAAGTCTGATCAGGTTCTCGGTCTGTATCATCAAAAGACATTTGTGGAATGTTTTTGAACCTAaagagagacaagagattcaCATGACATGTTGTACAAGATTTACCAATCTTTCTGAAGCCTATCCCACTGAATCCTCAATTTTCCTCAAAAAGACACTTTCAGGaatattagcattttattttttgtttttataaacaaaaaagggaagaaaaatgtacTTTAATGATACTATAAAGAAACCGTTTTTGTTATGTCACCAATTTCCCAAATTATCTTAATATTAACATAAGCAAGGaacaaagggaaagaaatcacaaaaggaaatttaattatAGTTTCAAGAACAacatatgggaaaaaaatcacttttttatttactatttgctgaaagattttaaaaatccaactaaCCGGATGTACCTCAAGCTAtaaccttataaatgtaaaatgtgaccaagaaggaaaagattctttttttaaacttaaaagacCTGAAGTTGCCAATATGATATGTGGTGTATTTTACTTGGGATGATCATAAGGGATCGTGGAAAAACAGTGGATACCAAATTCAGAGACTGTCAATACTGTGAGTTCACTTGTAAGGAAAGTGGCACAAACCCATGTAAAGAAGTTTTACAGATAAGCTTAaggaattcaaaattcaaataatgcGTGGCTCCAAAGAAACCAGCTCAGCATATCAATCCAGCTTACAATTATGATAAAGAGGATTCAAGATTCTGCCCTGAAGAAGTGTTATCAGCCAAAACACTATTATAAGCATGCATGCCAAATGTTCAGAGAATTTACACCAAGAATAAATGTCAATAACTTTACCATAAGATCTTAAGGATGTAGCCAtgagaaatgatcattttaatgTAGTTTTTAACTCACTTTATAGCATGAAAAATTCTATCAACAAACTGCAATCTAGCACCTTTAGCATAGTTCACAAAACTTGAACACATTTCAGCAAATAGTGCTAGGACattttaaaacagaaacaaacactTATCAGGTTTGTTGTACAATTCTTAAGATTTGTCCCACCCATTTTCCAACTAAACAAATATCCTGATTATCTATCTCAAATGGACCACACACTCTTAAAGCAATAGGGATAGTTAAATGGCAAATTCAAACTTCTAAGACAATGGTTTTCTCCACTCCCACCTCCCATTTTTCAATAGTACTTCAAAATTCCTTAGTGCAGTTTTTCCACCAGATCAATTCTGTCCCTGATTTTAACGTTTTATTCTTTATGCCATAAAGATGATCGCCTTATCACAAAATAGTATAAATAGTCACACCTCTATTTACACTTATGTCTTTTAAAACTTATATTGTGCTACAATTGCAAAAACATTTCCTGCCTAATTGTTCCTAAAATTCAACATTTCATATGGCTTCAGCACCTCTGCAAAAATAtcaagtctttccaagccttctCACCTAGGGCTGTTTATTTGTTAGTGTTTTTCCATGCAATCTCCTTTTAGAACCAATGCAATGGATGCAATACAATGGAGGCCTCTCTCTGGTTCTCTTTTTTCATGGGTACCATAGCAGAACTTGACCTGTTATTTCCTTACTTACTAAAAATGGCCCACCAAAAACTCTAAGACATGAAATATGTCATGTATTTAgcaattatttgtttttgttggcaaagacaaaaagtgaatccagattaagaaaagaataatatcTAGTAGTATTATATAAATGGAGGAATTTATCGAAAATATCAATATTTCCAGATGACCTAGGGAGACTAGCCAGGTAGGAGGTGTTTCAAGAAAATATAAGTGATAAACCAAGAAgtcattatttaaattaaattagttcAAGTTGTGTGTCTCCAGGGAGCAAAATTAAGACTACTGGGTAAAATATATAGGTTTAAGCTGAATTCTTTATAAAGAAGCCACTTACTAACAATAAGCAAGcattataataatgaaaaggaCAGCTAAGATAATGAAATCTCTTTCACTAGCTATTACAAAGACGACCACTTATTGGAAgtattgggggggggaggggacttTTGCCTGAAGCACAGAGTTTGCCCATGAAGATCATTGGGATCACTTCTAAGGAAACatactagctttttttttttttttttttttttttttttttgcactaaaGGAGCTCTGTTATCTGAGGAAGGTAATTCAGACCAATAACAAAAAGTCTACTACCCAGCAGAATCACCATGCATAAGAATACCCGAAAGGTAATTAACTGCCTCTGCAAAGTGCTATGTGCTATTTaacactagagaatattataTGTGGGACTTTGTGGTAAACTATTACCAGGATCAAAATCTTTGACCACTAAAGAGAGATACACATAACTAGACATTTTTGGGTCTTTGGTCTTTGCTACTTACAGTCTCATCTCTGATGGATGCGAGTCATCTTCACCTCCCATAATGATGATTCCTTTCAGTTTAACATTACCTGTAAACCTGCCCAAACACAGAAGACAAGCTGGGAGTCAGAAAGCTGGAGGGTCATGTTAGGCCAGCTTCTTACTGTCTATATGACCTTGGTtatcacttcccttctctgggcctccatatcctcctttgtaaaatgagagccttggacttgatggtctctaaaggttccttccaactcttaatGGCTGATGATTCTAAGGATATTCATTTGAACTTTATCTTCTTTATTGGGAATGAATACCTCACTCACAGTAGAGTGCCACAGAAAGAACACAGGAAGACTtcggtgggttttttttttttttttgttttgggtctAAATTCTCCCaaactttaaaatggggaaaaatatttcTGTTACCTTACCTCACAGTAGTTTGTGAGGACTGAAGGAAGATGTAACATGTTAAAAAGTATGAATTACCATCTCCAAGGAAAGCGATTatcctccccacccctttccaAAATAGATGTTATGCTGAGCAAAGAAGCCACCAGGCAAGCTGACCAGACTTAGTGCTTACTAAAACAAGGAAGCCTAAGGTACCTATTAGAAGGGTACTCACGGAATATTAAACAGCAACTCTTCATCAGCATCACTTTCTACAAactgggaaaaaacaacaacccacaGATCATTAACACCTCTGGGTGTTCACTTCTCTTCTGAAAGTCAAGTTTAATGCAGTTACTTGCTTGCACATGCTCTCCTGTGTGTATCTGTGTCCCAGCCACAACATGCAGTTTGCTTTTGCTTGCCTCAATTTGGAGAAGCATGGCCTAGGACTTCACTAGTACTGAATCTAAGGGGTTCCAGATTAATTCTAGAGCTCCATTCTGGCTTTCCAATTCTGTTGGGTTTGATAATTCAGCTGTTAGGAAAGCCAGAAATGATAATGAActataaaaggtaaaaaggatGCTGCATTGGGAACCATACCAGGCACATGAGGTAGAGCTGAAAAAGCAGCAGTGCAGGAGTCCAGATATTGTTATATTATCACTAGCCAAGGAACCTGGGGCAAACCATTTCTCCTATATGATTTTTCGTTTtcccacttgtaaaatggggataaaccTCCAGGGATAAACACTTCCTTTCTGAGGATGTTATATAGTGCTATATATATGAAAGCAAGATAATATAATGGAGAGAAACGAACTTTGCATCACAAGTCCAAGTCATGAGAAATGTGTTggcattttacaattaaaaatgaatttgggcCACGGGTATCCCGTTTGAtcctcattttgcttttctataaaatagaaaagatcaaCCTTTAACTGTCCACCTAAGAGGGCTGCAGTGAGGGATTACTTGAGGGATCTCCAGAAAAAACATTTTCTGTAAATCCAGTAAGAATTGTCGAAATGATCATGATGGGTTTGGAAGGAGCCCTAGACctaggggggggggagggggtcatTCTCTCGAAGGGAGGGGCTAGATAAGAGCTCTCCTAAGCTCCGTTTCTGACCTGACATTCCCACAAATCACCAGTATTTCTGTCCCCAGGGCCCGGTCCCTCTCCCAGAACATAACACGAGGACCAGTGATCAACCGTTGATCCCATGGGGTGGGGGATGGACTAGCTCACAGATTCCTTTGCAGGTCAGAAATATCCACGGGGAGCACTGAGCCCTCGCTCCCAGAGCCTGGAGCTTAGGCGTTATAAAGTAGGGCTGGCGGGATCCTGGAAAGTGCGCTTCTCCGCGACCTCCCAAAAGACCCCCGAGACATCCTACCCGCCCCGCCCTCCGGACCCCCTCGGCCCCGCCCGCACTCGAGACTCCGCCCCCAGCACAGCCCAGAAATCTCTAGAGGGGTTGGGGGCGGCCGCAGGCCCAGTCTCGGGCCCCACCTTGGTGCGGTCGGCCCGCTCCTCCCACGGCTTGAAGACGCCGCGGCCGCTGCCCTCGCGGCTCTCGTTGAGGCACTGCAGGCGCTCCAGGTCGATGCGCAGATAGAGCCCGTAGGCCAAACCACGCTGCTCCGGCGGCTCCTCGTGCTCTGCGGCGCAGCGGCAGCCGCCGCCCCCGCCGTGACTGTGCCCGTGCGACATGACACCCGGCCAGGCCCCACTGCAGCCCCTGCCCGGCGTCTACTTCGGCCCTGCTACACACCCACACCGCCGCACAGTGAAGCCGCCGCGCCGCGCGCACCTGTCGTAAAGCACGCCCCGGCCACGCCCCTAATCGGCCCCTTCAGTGCGCGCATGCGTGGCAGGCCTCTCTTGGCCGCTTTGTGCCAAGCCACGCCCCTCCGTCGACAGTGCGCcgttccccttccctctctttccaatGGCGCTTGCTCAGAATCCCCTCCGGACCTGGAATCCGGAGGCTCTGCAATTGCTGGAGTTTGAAAATTTCTCAGGACTCCGCCCTTCAGGAGAAAGGCGCATGCGCAGCCGCCTTAACTCCTCCCCTTGGCAGTAACTCCCTAGGAGCAGTTTCAGACTAGATAGAGATTTTGCGCCATCTTCTGGTTTGCTGAGGATTTCCCCGTCAGCAGCCTCGTGAGGGCGCCCATCTGACTGTCAGATAAACTGAGGTCCGGGAGCTGGAGGAGCAAGCCTCATGAAAGCCGATGGCCGAATTACCTCCGACGTTTGTGGGGTGCTCTCGGGGCCGGGGAGCCCCCTGCACCGCTCCCCATCACCCTGGGAAAGCAAGGACTCTCATGCCCATTTCAcataggaggaaattgaggctctttGGCAGGAATCTCCGGACTAATCCAAGAGCGCAGCCCCAACTCTCCCCTGCTCCGGGCTGCTGCTCAGCCCTGCCCGCGCTCTGGCGCGAAGCCCAGCCAGGAGACACCGCCCCGCCAAGTCTCCGAAGCCCCGGCCTAAGGAGCAGGAAGCTCGCGCTTTCCCCGGAGGGCGCCGatgcctctccccacccccagcacttagtaagtgcttcCTGGGGGCAGTCGTCCCGCTCTGGTGCCGGAGGGGGAAGCGAGGCCGCACAGCCCCGCTTCCCGAGGTCAGCTCCCTCTCCGAGGTCAGCTCTTTCGAAGGTCTCAGCCCTCTTGGAGACGGGGACAAACCCGACACTTAAGGCGTGACTTCTTAGGGACCGTGGCCCAGGGAGCCTTAGCCTTTTTCCAGACACTTCCTAGCCAGTCCCagcgcctcagtttccttctctgtaaaatcagCATGTCACAGTCACTCCCAGAGGACGATGAGAATTAAAGCCAACAGTGACGGCGGAGAACGTTGCGTctgttattttcattatcttgtttgatccaaGGATCTCTGTCCTGCACTTGAAGGAACCATGGGCCGCCTCAGGGGAACCCCACTGGGGGAGGGG
Proteins encoded in this region:
- the PITHD1 gene encoding PITH domain-containing protein 1 yields the protein MSHGHSHGGGGGCRCAAEHEEPPEQRGLAYGLYLRIDLERLQCLNESREGSGRGVFKPWEERADRTKFVESDADEELLFNIPFTGNVKLKGIIIMGGEDDSHPSEMRLFKNIPQMSFDDTDREPDQTFSLNRDLTGELEYATKISRFSNVCHLSIHISKNFGADTTKVFYIGLRGEWTEMRRHEVTICNYEASANPADHKVQQVTPQTHFIS